The following proteins are co-located in the Bosea sp. AS-1 genome:
- the murD gene encoding UDP-N-acetylmuramoyl-L-alanine--D-glutamate ligase — MTPVTVFAGRKVALFGLGGSGLATARALKAGGADVAAWDDSEKSRDKAATEGIAVVDLASADWSGFAAFVLSPGVPLTHPEPHWTVAKAKAAGVEIIGDVELFFRERAKIAPASPVVCITGTNGKSTTTALIAHVLKAAGRDAQMGGNIGTAVLALEPPATNRIHVIECSSYQIDLAPSLKPTVGIQMNLTPDHLDRHGSLENYAAIKERLVSAADIAVVGVDDEASQQMALRRTAGGRPLVEISGDRPLDAGVFAEVVERDGQRETLIVAAQSGKRRVVASLAGIGSLRGSHNAQNAAAAFAACAVLGLSDAEIEAGFRSYPGLAHRMEELGRIGRVVFINDSKATNADSTEKALTSFRDIFWILGGKAKEGGIESLRRYFPNIAKAYLIGAASDLFAATFDDDGSVTYERSDTLDKAVADATRDALAKPGEGEIAVLLSPACASFDQFPNFEVRGDTFRKLVSGLPNFEPFGVAGGSAAPKG; from the coding sequence ATGACGCCCGTCACCGTCTTCGCCGGGCGCAAGGTCGCCCTGTTCGGCCTCGGCGGCTCGGGGCTCGCGACCGCGCGGGCGCTCAAGGCCGGCGGCGCCGATGTCGCGGCCTGGGACGACAGCGAGAAGAGCCGCGACAAGGCCGCGACCGAAGGCATCGCGGTCGTCGACCTGGCGAGTGCGGACTGGTCGGGCTTTGCCGCCTTCGTGCTCTCGCCGGGCGTGCCGCTGACCCACCCCGAACCGCATTGGACGGTGGCGAAGGCCAAGGCCGCTGGCGTCGAGATCATCGGCGATGTCGAACTGTTCTTCCGCGAGCGGGCGAAGATCGCGCCGGCCTCCCCGGTCGTCTGCATCACCGGCACCAACGGCAAGTCGACGACGACGGCGCTGATCGCGCATGTGCTCAAGGCCGCCGGCCGCGACGCGCAGATGGGCGGCAATATCGGAACCGCCGTTCTGGCGCTGGAGCCGCCGGCCACGAACCGCATCCATGTCATCGAGTGCTCGAGCTACCAGATCGATCTCGCTCCCTCGCTCAAGCCCACCGTCGGCATTCAGATGAACCTGACACCGGACCATCTCGACCGGCACGGCTCGCTCGAAAACTATGCCGCGATCAAGGAACGGCTGGTTTCTGCCGCCGATATCGCGGTGGTCGGCGTCGATGACGAGGCCTCGCAGCAGATGGCGCTGAGGCGCACCGCCGGAGGCCGCCCACTGGTCGAGATCAGCGGCGACCGGCCGCTCGACGCAGGCGTCTTTGCCGAGGTCGTCGAGCGCGATGGACAACGCGAGACGCTGATCGTCGCGGCGCAGAGCGGCAAGCGGCGCGTCGTCGCCAGCCTCGCCGGCATCGGCTCCTTGCGCGGCTCGCACAATGCCCAGAACGCGGCAGCTGCCTTCGCCGCCTGCGCGGTGCTGGGCTTGAGCGATGCAGAGATCGAGGCCGGCTTCCGGAGCTATCCCGGGCTGGCGCATCGCATGGAGGAACTCGGCCGGATCGGCCGTGTCGTCTTCATCAACGATTCCAAGGCGACCAATGCGGATTCCACCGAGAAGGCGCTGACCTCCTTCCGCGACATCTTCTGGATCCTCGGCGGCAAGGCCAAGGAAGGCGGCATCGAATCGCTGCGACGCTATTTCCCGAACATCGCCAAGGCCTATCTGATCGGCGCGGCAAGCGACCTCTTCGCCGCGACCTTCGATGACGACGGCAGCGTCACCTATGAGCGCAGCGACACGCTCGACAAGGCTGTGGCGGATGCCACGCGCGATGCGCTGGCAAAGCCGGGTGAGGGCGAGATCGCGGTGCTGCTCTCGCCGGCTTGCGCGTCCTTCGACCAGTTCCCGAATTTCGAGGTGCGCGGCGACACGTTCCGCAAGCTAGTCTCGGGCCTGCCGAACTTCGAGCCCTTCGGGGTGGCGGGAGGTTCCGCGGCTCCGAAGGGCTGA
- a CDS encoding UDP-N-acetylmuramoylalanyl-D-glutamyl-2,6-diaminopimelate--D-alanyl-D-alanine ligase, with translation MSAPLWSGDKLIAALGARAEGAVPPAVTGASIDTRTLEPGDVFFAIKGEARDGHDFVNGALEKGAALAVIDESHAAEFKGAGALAVVPDVLKAMEQAGSARRAELKAGVVAVTGSVGKTGTKEALRLVLSRQGKTHAPVASYNNHWGVPLTLVRTPADIAYGVYEIGMNSPGEILPLARLVRPQISIITTIQPVHLAAFASVEGIAEEKAGVFWELEKGGTAIINADIPQSELLRDIAKSGPAGSIITFGESPDADVRLISCALKADVSTVEARVLGQPVTYKLGSPGKHIVLNSLAVLAAVQALGADLALAALALGDLKPPAGRGARQILQAPGGRFTLLDESYNGNPASMRAAIENLGRLPVEGRGRRIAVLGDMLELGPSGGELHKGLAQPLIANGIDKVFACGPLMKELYESLPSALRGAYAPASGALEPLVLDAVRAGDVVTIKGSLGSRMGPIVKALLARFPAVPAED, from the coding sequence ATGAGCGCCCCTCTCTGGAGCGGAGACAAGCTGATCGCGGCGCTCGGCGCGCGTGCGGAAGGCGCCGTGCCGCCGGCCGTCACCGGCGCCTCGATCGATACCCGCACGCTGGAGCCGGGCGACGTCTTCTTCGCGATCAAGGGTGAGGCTCGGGATGGGCACGACTTCGTCAACGGTGCGTTGGAAAAGGGTGCGGCGCTTGCCGTGATCGACGAGTCGCATGCGGCGGAGTTCAAGGGCGCGGGCGCACTCGCCGTTGTGCCGGATGTGCTGAAGGCGATGGAGCAGGCGGGTTCGGCGCGCCGCGCGGAGCTGAAGGCGGGCGTGGTCGCGGTCACCGGTTCGGTCGGCAAGACCGGCACCAAGGAGGCGCTGCGCCTCGTGCTCTCGCGCCAGGGCAAGACCCATGCGCCGGTCGCTTCCTACAACAATCACTGGGGCGTGCCGCTGACGCTGGTGCGCACGCCGGCCGACATCGCCTATGGCGTCTACGAGATCGGCATGAACAGCCCCGGCGAAATCCTGCCGCTGGCGCGGCTGGTGCGCCCACAGATTTCGATCATCACCACGATCCAGCCGGTGCACCTGGCCGCCTTCGCCTCGGTCGAGGGCATCGCGGAGGAAAAGGCCGGCGTCTTCTGGGAGCTCGAGAAGGGCGGCACGGCGATCATCAATGCCGACATCCCGCAATCGGAGTTGCTGCGCGACATTGCGAAGTCTGGCCCGGCCGGGAGCATCATCACCTTCGGCGAGAGCCCGGATGCCGATGTGCGGCTGATCTCCTGCGCGCTCAAGGCCGATGTCTCGACGGTCGAGGCGCGGGTGCTCGGCCAGCCGGTAACCTACAAGCTCGGCAGCCCCGGCAAGCACATCGTGCTGAATTCGCTCGCGGTGCTGGCGGCGGTGCAGGCGCTCGGCGCCGATCTCGCGCTGGCGGCGCTGGCGCTCGGCGATCTCAAGCCGCCAGCCGGTCGTGGCGCACGGCAGATTCTGCAGGCTCCGGGCGGGCGCTTCACGCTGCTCGACGAGAGCTACAACGGCAACCCGGCATCAATGCGCGCGGCGATCGAGAATCTCGGGCGCCTGCCGGTCGAGGGCAGGGGTCGGCGCATCGCCGTTCTCGGCGACATGCTGGAACTCGGGCCGAGCGGCGGCGAGCTGCACAAGGGCTTGGCCCAGCCGCTGATCGCCAACGGGATCGACAAGGTTTTCGCCTGCGGGCCGCTGATGAAGGAGCTCTATGAGAGCTTGCCTTCGGCCCTGCGGGGGGCTTATGCCCCCGCATCGGGCGCGTTGGAACCGCTCGTGCTCGATGCGGTCCGCGCCGGCGACGTCGTCACCATCAAGGGGTCGCTGGGCTCGCGCATGGGGCCGATCGTCAAGGCGCTCCTCGCGCGCTTTCCTGCCGTGCCTGCCGAAGACTGA
- a CDS encoding MarR family transcriptional regulator: protein MMVSGNGNEREPKAGAGTPRLEQQLCFAVYQASHAFNRVYRPVLAALGLTYPQYLVMLVLWADDGLTVKALGEKLMLDSGTLTPLLKRLESAGFIRRERDAADERQVRIHLAAKGEALRVQGRRVQEAIGCALGATAPGAPELREQLGRVRDALLAAARED, encoded by the coding sequence ATGATGGTGTCCGGGAACGGAAACGAGCGCGAACCTAAGGCCGGCGCGGGCACGCCCCGGCTGGAGCAGCAACTCTGCTTCGCCGTGTATCAGGCGAGCCACGCCTTCAATCGTGTCTACCGGCCAGTGCTCGCGGCGCTGGGGCTGACCTATCCGCAATATCTCGTCATGCTCGTATTGTGGGCGGATGACGGGCTGACGGTGAAGGCGCTCGGCGAGAAGCTGATGCTGGATTCCGGTACGCTGACGCCGCTGCTGAAGCGTCTCGAAAGCGCGGGGTTCATCCGGCGCGAGCGCGATGCCGCCGATGAGCGGCAGGTGCGCATCCATCTCGCCGCGAAGGGCGAGGCGCTGCGCGTGCAGGGGCGGCGTGTCCAGGAAGCGATCGGTTGTGCGCTGGGCGCGACCGCGCCGGGAGCGCCGGAGCTTCGCGAGCAGCTCGGCCGGGTGCGCGACGCTTTGCTGGCGGCGGCGCGCGAGGACTGA
- the rsmH gene encoding 16S rRNA (cytosine(1402)-N(4))-methyltransferase RsmH encodes MTDQGGPVRHVPVLLAEVLEALAPKPGGRYLDGTFGAGGYSKAILDAAPSSILLGLDRDPSAIAGGADLVAAMAGRLTLSQAQFGELAEEAERFRMVPLDGVVLDIGVSSMQIDQPERGFSFRFDGPLDMRMSGAGQSAADIVNEAEEGLLANIFYHYGEERRSRAVARAVVEARRKAPLATTKQLADLVAGIVRGEPGGAHPATRVFQALRIAVNDELGELVRALHAAEAVLKPGGRLVVVTFHSLEDRIVKQFLAERSGRVPAGSRHAPAAAVAQPTFRLVEKGAVAPSEAEMRANPRARSAKLRAAERNEAPPRRAEAGLVALAGLPEPTPRRRS; translated from the coding sequence ATGACGGACCAGGGCGGACCGGTTCGCCATGTGCCCGTGCTGCTCGCGGAGGTGCTCGAGGCGCTCGCGCCCAAGCCGGGCGGGCGCTATCTCGACGGCACCTTCGGGGCAGGGGGGTACAGCAAGGCGATCCTCGATGCTGCGCCGAGCTCGATCCTGCTCGGTCTCGATCGCGATCCCAGCGCGATCGCCGGCGGTGCCGATCTCGTCGCGGCGATGGCCGGGCGGCTGACGCTGTCGCAGGCGCAGTTCGGGGAGCTCGCCGAAGAGGCCGAGCGCTTCCGGATGGTGCCGCTTGATGGCGTCGTGCTCGATATCGGTGTCTCCTCGATGCAGATCGACCAGCCGGAGCGCGGCTTTTCCTTCCGCTTCGACGGCCCGCTCGACATGCGCATGAGCGGCGCGGGCCAGAGCGCGGCCGACATCGTCAACGAGGCTGAGGAAGGCCTGCTCGCCAACATCTTCTACCATTATGGTGAGGAGCGTCGCTCGCGCGCCGTGGCGCGGGCCGTGGTCGAGGCGCGGCGCAAGGCGCCGCTGGCCACCACCAAACAGCTAGCCGATCTCGTCGCCGGCATCGTGCGGGGCGAACCGGGCGGCGCGCATCCGGCGACGCGTGTGTTCCAGGCGCTGCGCATCGCGGTCAATGACGAGCTCGGCGAGTTGGTCCGGGCGCTGCATGCGGCGGAGGCCGTACTCAAGCCAGGCGGGCGTCTCGTCGTCGTCACCTTCCATTCGCTGGAAGACCGCATCGTCAAGCAGTTCCTGGCGGAGCGCTCGGGCCGCGTGCCGGCGGGCTCACGCCATGCACCGGCCGCAGCCGTGGCTCAGCCGACCTTCCGGCTCGTCGAGAAGGGGGCCGTCGCTCCTTCCGAGGCCGAGATGCGCGCCAATCCGCGGGCGCGTTCCGCCAAGCTGCGCGCCGCCGAGCGCAACGAGGCGCCGCCGCGCCGGGCCGAGGCCGGCCTTGTCGCGCTCGCAGGCCTTCCCGAACCCACACCGCGCCGGAGATCCTGA
- a CDS encoding organic hydroperoxide resistance protein: MKILYTAHGSATGGREGQAATDTGNVKLVLNTPKELGGGGGDGTNPEQLFSMGYSACFLGALKFVAGKDKVKIPDDAKVSADVGIGPRDDGQGFGIAAKLTISVPGVDRAVVEDLVQKAHIVCPYSHATRGNIDVELKVA, from the coding sequence ATGAAGATCCTCTACACCGCTCACGGTTCCGCCACCGGCGGCCGCGAAGGCCAGGCCGCGACCGACACCGGCAACGTGAAGCTCGTGCTGAACACGCCGAAGGAGCTCGGCGGCGGCGGTGGCGACGGCACCAATCCCGAACAGCTCTTCTCGATGGGCTATTCCGCCTGCTTCCTCGGCGCGCTGAAATTCGTCGCCGGCAAGGACAAGGTGAAGATCCCGGACGACGCGAAGGTCTCGGCCGATGTCGGCATCGGCCCGCGCGACGACGGACAGGGCTTCGGCATCGCTGCCAAGCTGACCATCTCGGTGCCGGGCGTCGACAGGGCCGTGGTCGAGGATCTCGTCCAGAAGGCCCATATCGTCTGCCCGTATTCCCACGCCACCCGCGGCAATATCGACGTCGAGCTCAAGGTCGCCTGA
- a CDS encoding division/cell wall cluster transcriptional repressor MraZ — protein sequence MGKRLAAVWRAGREAALTDRFVSNFTNRLDAKGRVSIPSSFRSVLAKDGYEGLYVHQGLDLPALDAGGNALRATIDDILARFSPFSDEWELLSTALNGTSEVLKVDPEGRIVLSEALKAHAGIGDAVTFVGHGHKFQIWEPERFRAHLDAARTRLRDVKRTLGGLAASTGGSGS from the coding sequence ATGGGCAAGCGCCTGGCGGCGGTGTGGAGAGCAGGCCGGGAGGCGGCGTTGACGGACCGCTTCGTCTCGAACTTCACCAACCGGCTAGACGCCAAAGGGCGCGTCTCCATTCCCTCGAGTTTCCGCTCGGTTCTCGCCAAGGACGGCTACGAGGGCCTCTACGTCCATCAGGGGCTCGACCTGCCGGCGCTCGACGCGGGCGGCAATGCGCTGAGGGCGACGATCGACGACATCCTGGCGCGCTTCTCGCCCTTCTCGGACGAATGGGAGCTGCTCTCAACGGCGCTGAACGGCACCTCGGAGGTTCTGAAGGTCGATCCGGAGGGCCGCATCGTCCTGAGCGAGGCGCTGAAGGCGCATGCCGGCATCGGCGATGCGGTGACATTCGTCGGGCACGGCCACAAATTCCAGATCTGGGAGCCGGAGCGGTTCCGTGCCCATCTCGATGCGGCGCGGACGCGGCTGCGCGACGTCAAGCGCACACTCGGCGGCTTGGCGGCTTCGACAGGAGGTTCGGGCTCATGA
- a CDS encoding UDP-N-acetylmuramoyl-L-alanyl-D-glutamate--2,6-diaminopimelate ligase, translated as MTAYSLGDLFPETFDADAATQPVHGVAFDSRKVTGDDVFVALAGAKADGARFIMDAVGHGAIAVVSGGPRPADLPAGVAFAQVADPRLALALAAAKIHPRQPKTIVAVTGTSGKSSVADFTRQIFQALGHEAASLGTIGVVTAKGADYGSLTTPDPLSLHASLDKLAGEGITHLAMEASSHGLDQRRLDGVRLKAGAFLNLGRDHLDYHPSVEDYLAAKLRLWELLPAGAPVVINRDEPYAGEAAQAAEAGGHPIIGIGRRGETLRLIANERDGFTQRLTIGFDGERVSVSLPLVGDFMAGNALVAAGLAIATGADKRRALEAISGLTGVAGRLERVGEANGGLVVVDYAHKPDALAAVLATLRPYATGRLICVFGCGGDRDKGKRPLMGAIAAERADIAIVTDDNPRSEDPATIRAEIMAASPKLMEIGDREEAIRAAVKMLKPGDLLVVAGKGHETGQIIGERTLPFSDHEVVRKALEHGK; from the coding sequence ATGACCGCATACAGCCTCGGAGACCTCTTCCCCGAGACCTTCGACGCTGACGCCGCCACCCAGCCGGTGCACGGCGTCGCCTTCGACAGCCGCAAGGTCACGGGGGACGATGTCTTCGTCGCGCTCGCCGGGGCCAAGGCGGATGGCGCGCGCTTCATCATGGATGCTGTCGGGCATGGCGCCATCGCCGTCGTGTCGGGCGGTCCGCGCCCGGCGGATCTGCCGGCCGGAGTCGCCTTCGCGCAAGTCGCCGATCCGCGGCTGGCGCTGGCGCTGGCGGCGGCGAAGATCCACCCACGACAGCCGAAAACCATCGTCGCGGTGACGGGGACAAGCGGCAAATCCTCCGTCGCGGACTTCACCCGGCAGATCTTCCAGGCCCTTGGTCATGAAGCCGCGAGCCTCGGTACCATCGGCGTCGTTACGGCGAAGGGCGCCGATTACGGTTCGCTGACCACGCCCGATCCGCTGTCGCTGCATGCTTCGCTGGACAAGCTGGCGGGCGAGGGCATCACCCATCTCGCCATGGAAGCCTCCTCGCACGGGCTCGACCAGCGCCGGCTCGACGGGGTGAGGCTCAAGGCCGGCGCCTTCCTCAATCTCGGGCGCGACCATCTCGACTATCACCCCAGCGTCGAGGACTACCTCGCCGCCAAGCTGCGGCTGTGGGAGCTGCTGCCCGCTGGCGCGCCGGTGGTGATCAACCGCGACGAGCCCTATGCGGGGGAGGCTGCGCAGGCCGCCGAAGCCGGCGGGCATCCGATCATCGGCATTGGCCGCAGGGGCGAGACGCTGAGGCTCATCGCCAATGAGCGGGATGGCTTCACGCAGCGCCTGACCATCGGCTTCGATGGCGAGCGGGTTTCCGTCTCGCTGCCGCTGGTCGGAGATTTCATGGCCGGTAACGCCCTTGTCGCCGCCGGGCTCGCCATCGCGACCGGCGCCGACAAGCGCAGGGCGCTGGAGGCGATCTCCGGGCTGACCGGCGTGGCCGGGCGGCTCGAACGTGTCGGCGAGGCCAATGGCGGGCTCGTCGTCGTCGACTATGCCCACAAGCCCGATGCGCTGGCCGCCGTGCTGGCGACGCTCAGGCCCTATGCGACGGGGCGGCTGATCTGTGTCTTCGGTTGCGGCGGCGACCGCGACAAGGGCAAGCGGCCGCTGATGGGGGCCATTGCCGCCGAGAGAGCCGATATCGCCATCGTCACCGACGACAATCCGCGCAGCGAGGACCCGGCGACGATCCGCGCCGAGATCATGGCCGCCTCGCCAAAGCTCATGGAGATCGGCGATCGCGAGGAAGCGATCCGCGCGGCGGTGAAGATGCTGAAGCCTGGGGATTTGCTGGTCGTGGCCGGAAAAGGTCATGAAACCGGCCAGATCATAGGCGAGCGCACATTGCCTTTCTCGGACCATGAGGTCGTGCGGAAAGCGCTGGAGCATGGGAAGTAG
- the mraY gene encoding phospho-N-acetylmuramoyl-pentapeptide-transferase produces the protein MLAWLAELSGTFPVLNVFRYITFRAGGATATALLFVFFFGPAAISWLRIKQGKGQPIRTDGPESHLAKRGTPTMGGLMILTGLFVAVLLWGNLRNPYVWIVLFVTAAYGAIGFYDDYLKVTKQSHKGFSGKARIAIEVVVALIACTFVMQTQPPAIGSGFAMPFLKEAIIPLGILFPLVTSFVVVGAGNSVNLTDGLDGLAIVPVMIAAGTFGFISYLVGNAIFANYLQIHHVPGAGELAVICGAVIGAGLGFLWFNAPPAQIFMGDTGSLGLGGLLGTIAVATKHEIVLAVVGGLFVVEALSVIIQVAVFKRTGKRVFLMAPIHHHFEKLGWTEPQVVIRFWIISVVLALVGLATLKLR, from the coding sequence ATGCTCGCCTGGCTCGCCGAATTGTCCGGCACCTTCCCCGTCCTCAACGTCTTCCGCTACATCACCTTCCGGGCGGGCGGGGCGACCGCGACGGCGCTGCTCTTCGTCTTCTTCTTCGGGCCGGCGGCGATCTCCTGGCTCAGGATCAAGCAGGGCAAGGGGCAGCCGATCCGTACCGACGGCCCCGAGAGCCATCTCGCCAAGCGCGGCACGCCGACCATGGGCGGGCTGATGATCCTGACCGGCCTGTTCGTCGCGGTGCTGCTCTGGGGCAATCTGCGCAACCCCTACGTCTGGATCGTGCTCTTCGTCACGGCGGCCTATGGCGCGATCGGTTTCTATGATGACTACCTCAAGGTGACGAAGCAGTCGCATAAGGGCTTCTCGGGCAAGGCGCGCATCGCCATCGAGGTCGTGGTCGCGCTGATCGCCTGCACTTTCGTAATGCAGACGCAACCGCCCGCCATCGGTTCGGGCTTCGCCATGCCCTTCCTCAAGGAAGCGATCATCCCGCTTGGCATCCTGTTCCCGCTGGTCACCTCCTTCGTCGTCGTCGGCGCCGGCAATTCGGTGAACCTGACCGACGGGCTCGACGGGCTCGCCATCGTGCCGGTGATGATCGCGGCCGGCACCTTCGGCTTCATCTCCTACCTGGTCGGCAACGCCATCTTCGCCAATTATTTGCAGATCCATCACGTGCCCGGCGCCGGCGAATTGGCGGTGATCTGCGGGGCGGTGATCGGGGCGGGGCTCGGCTTCCTCTGGTTCAACGCGCCGCCGGCCCAGATCTTCATGGGCGACACCGGCTCGCTCGGCCTCGGCGGCCTGCTGGGCACTATCGCGGTCGCGACCAAGCACGAGATCGTGCTCGCTGTCGTCGGCGGCCTCTTCGTGGTCGAGGCGCTGTCGGTCATCATCCAGGTCGCCGTGTTCAAGCGCACGGGCAAGCGCGTCTTCCTAATGGCGCCGATCCACCACCATTTCGAGAAGCTGGGCTGGACCGAGCCACAGGTGGTGATCCGCTTCTGGATCATTTCCGTCGTGCTGGCGCTGGTTGGCCTCGCCACGCTGAAGCTGCGCTGA